A single window of Flavobacterium aestivum DNA harbors:
- a CDS encoding leucine-rich repeat domain-containing protein: MNKKITLILTILFSLSVSANVSQPEKEVLMKLYQTTNGAKWIKKWDMSLPITKWYGVKVVDDKVISINLKNNNLTGRIPVEITTLLNLQELNLSDNLLNGEIPANIGNLQSLLILDLSSNKLTGNIPASVCKIKSLKSMLLDRNILSGELPQQLGNLSSLEMLSLYENSFFGPLPDSIYGLKSLKSMILYSNKFTGILSSAIVNLNSLENINLFDNDFKGKVPLELEKLPNLKKLNISYNLFTGLVSNKLSLLDKLNMTMRNEMGNVVSLSVIKG, encoded by the coding sequence ATGAATAAAAAAATTACTCTAATTCTTACTATATTATTTTCACTTTCTGTTTCCGCTAACGTGTCCCAACCGGAAAAAGAAGTTTTGATGAAATTGTACCAAACAACTAATGGTGCTAAATGGATCAAAAAATGGGATATGTCATTACCAATAACTAAATGGTATGGCGTGAAAGTGGTTGATGACAAAGTAATTTCTATAAATTTAAAAAATAATAATCTAACGGGACGTATTCCTGTTGAGATTACTACATTGTTAAATTTACAAGAATTAAATTTGAGTGATAACTTATTAAATGGTGAAATACCTGCTAATATAGGGAATTTGCAATCTTTACTTATTCTAGATCTTTCGTCAAATAAATTGACTGGGAATATACCAGCTTCAGTTTGTAAGATTAAAAGTTTAAAATCTATGCTTTTGGATAGAAATATATTATCTGGTGAGTTGCCTCAGCAATTGGGTAATCTTTCGAGCTTAGAAATGTTGTCTTTGTATGAAAACTCATTTTTTGGACCACTACCAGATTCTATATATGGACTTAAATCATTGAAATCGATGATTTTATATAGTAATAAATTTACTGGAATATTAAGTTCAGCTATAGTAAATTTAAATAGTTTAGAGAATATAAATTTATTTGATAATGATTTTAAAGGTAAAGTGCCTTTGGAATTAGAAAAATTACCAAATTTAAAAAAGTTAAATATATCCTATAATTTGTTCACAGGGTTGGTTTCGAATAAGTTGTCATTATTAGACAAATTGAATATGACCATGAGAAATGAAATGGGAAATGTAGTTTCTTTATCCGTTATAAAAGGATAG